From Roseibium alexandrii DFL-11, the proteins below share one genomic window:
- the pap gene encoding polyphosphate:AMP phosphotransferase, which yields MFESARMPQKMTKKSFKKLEPELREALLAAQLPVIEKQQFSTLILVDGLDGAGKGEAVARLYGWMDARHLVCNAYGEPMDEARLRPPLWRYWRDLPAKGETAIVFGSWYQSLLRDRIYKKIDEDAFEKGLVRIRRFEEMLANEDVLILKFWFVLPKDVQKERLKKVEKKSAGRHVLADWAALKHHKKASETGEKIILETSMGFAPWFVIPSQDPEYRDVALGQTVARSMQLKLEDGEPTSVAAPPVVGGLKRETAVDAIDLTETLEKTEYEELRKKYQDQLSELSDRKSMSKTGVVLVFQGNDAAGKGGAIRRLIRPLDPRIYKVHSISAPTDEEKARPYLWRFWRRVPRKGHFAIFDRSWYERVLVERVEGFAGHDDWLRAYNEINEFEQELTDFGYTVCKFWLAISEEEQLRRFKAREETVYKQHKITDEDWRNRLKWDQYAIAAGDMVDRTSTHYAPWTLVSAENKKHARVKVLKTICDRLDEVL from the coding sequence ATGTTCGAATCTGCCCGCATGCCGCAAAAAATGACCAAAAAGTCCTTCAAGAAACTTGAACCGGAACTTCGGGAGGCCCTGTTGGCGGCGCAGCTTCCGGTGATTGAGAAGCAGCAGTTCTCCACACTCATCCTGGTTGATGGCCTTGATGGTGCCGGCAAGGGCGAGGCGGTTGCGCGGCTTTATGGCTGGATGGATGCACGGCATCTCGTCTGCAACGCTTATGGTGAACCCATGGATGAGGCCCGGTTGCGTCCGCCCTTGTGGCGCTATTGGCGGGACCTTCCAGCCAAGGGAGAAACCGCGATTGTTTTCGGCAGCTGGTATCAGTCCCTGTTGCGCGACCGCATTTACAAAAAGATCGACGAGGATGCTTTCGAGAAGGGCCTGGTACGAATCAGGCGTTTTGAGGAGATGCTGGCGAACGAGGACGTTCTCATCCTCAAGTTCTGGTTTGTCCTTCCCAAGGATGTTCAAAAGGAACGTCTGAAAAAGGTCGAAAAGAAGAGTGCCGGCCGGCATGTCTTGGCAGATTGGGCTGCCTTGAAGCACCACAAGAAAGCCAGTGAAACCGGCGAGAAAATCATCCTGGAAACCAGTATGGGGTTTGCCCCCTGGTTTGTGATCCCCTCGCAAGATCCGGAGTACCGCGACGTAGCTCTTGGGCAGACCGTCGCAAGATCCATGCAGCTCAAGCTTGAAGATGGCGAGCCCACCTCAGTCGCAGCGCCGCCTGTGGTGGGTGGGCTGAAACGGGAAACCGCGGTCGACGCAATCGATTTGACCGAGACACTGGAGAAGACCGAATACGAAGAGCTCAGAAAAAAGTATCAGGACCAGCTCTCCGAACTCTCAGACCGCAAGTCGATGTCAAAGACGGGTGTTGTCCTCGTTTTTCAAGGCAATGATGCGGCTGGCAAAGGCGGCGCCATCCGTCGTTTGATCCGGCCGCTAGACCCACGGATCTACAAGGTGCATTCGATCTCGGCGCCGACCGATGAAGAAAAGGCACGCCCTTATCTTTGGCGGTTTTGGCGCCGCGTACCGCGAAAAGGACACTTCGCGATTTTTGACCGGTCTTGGTACGAGCGGGTTCTTGTTGAACGTGTGGAGGGTTTTGCGGGACACGATGACTGGCTGCGCGCCTACAACGAGATCAACGAGTTCGAGCAGGAGCTCACGGACTTCGGATATACTGTATGCAAATTCTGGCTGGCCATTTCAGAAGAAGAACAGCTCCGGCGGTTTAAGGCCCGCGAGGAAACCGTGTACAAGCAGCACAAGATCACTGACGAGGATTGGCGCAACCGTCTTAAATGGGACCAGTACGCCATTGCCGCCGGCGATATGGTCGACCGAACTTCAACCCATTATGCCCCGTGGACGCTGGTTTCTGCGGAAAACAAAAAACACGCGCGGGTCAAGGTTTTGAAGACCATCTGCGACCGGTTGGATGAAGTCCTGTAA